From a single Thermococcus sp. LS1 genomic region:
- a CDS encoding type II toxin-antitoxin system VapC family toxin, translating into MKVQVIDAAIFIQGIDVEGVTTPKVVEEVKDPESRLFLEGLINAGKVRVLMPSRESIEAVREAAKRTGELGELSEADMEILALAYELKAILFTDDYNLQNIAKTLGIEFKTLKRGIKRVIRWNYICIGCGRKFTSEPPDGICPDCGSPVRLIPRKRPRRRRRS; encoded by the coding sequence ATGAAGGTTCAGGTCATCGATGCCGCGATATTCATCCAGGGGATTGACGTCGAAGGTGTAACCACTCCGAAGGTCGTTGAGGAGGTCAAAGACCCCGAGTCGAGGCTCTTCTTGGAGGGCCTGATTAACGCGGGGAAGGTTAGGGTGCTGATGCCCTCGCGCGAGAGCATCGAGGCAGTTAGGGAAGCGGCCAAAAGAACCGGCGAGCTAGGGGAGCTGAGCGAGGCAGATATGGAAATCCTCGCCTTAGCTTACGAGCTCAAGGCTATCCTATTCACCGACGACTACAACCTGCAGAACATCGCCAAAACGCTTGGCATCGAGTTCAAAACGCTCAAAAGAGGCATAAAGCGCGTTATAAGATGGAACTACATCTGCATCGGCTGCGGGAGGAAGTTCACAAGTGAGCCTCCTGACGGAATCTGCCCAGACTGCGGAAGCCCCGTGAGGCTCATTCCAAGAAAGCGCCCGAGGAGGCGTCGGCGCTCATAG
- a CDS encoding LamB/YcsF family protein, whose translation MRVDLNSDLGESFGRYKLGLDEEVMNHITSANVATGWHAGDPIVMRKTVRLAKEKGIAVGAHPGYPDLMGFGRRYMKLTPEEARNYILYQIGALYAFTKAEGMELQHVKPHGALYNALVKDEELARAVMEGIVDFDKGLIFVTLSGSRAAEIAEEMGLKVAHEVFADRAYNPDGTLVPRGKPGAVIHDKELIAERVISMVKDGGVKAINGEWVELRADTICVHGDNPKAVEITAYIRRVLEEEGVKVVPMGEFIR comes from the coding sequence ATGAGGGTCGACCTTAACTCGGACCTGGGTGAGAGCTTCGGCCGCTACAAACTCGGCCTCGACGAGGAGGTCATGAACCACATAACCAGCGCCAACGTTGCCACCGGCTGGCACGCTGGAGACCCAATCGTCATGAGGAAGACCGTCAGACTTGCGAAGGAGAAGGGCATCGCCGTCGGTGCCCATCCGGGTTATCCAGACCTCATGGGCTTTGGGAGGAGGTACATGAAGCTTACCCCCGAGGAGGCCAGGAACTATATCCTGTACCAGATCGGCGCGCTTTACGCCTTCACAAAGGCTGAAGGAATGGAACTCCAGCACGTCAAGCCGCACGGTGCCCTTTACAACGCCCTCGTGAAGGACGAGGAACTCGCTAGGGCGGTCATGGAGGGAATAGTGGACTTCGACAAAGGGCTGATCTTCGTAACTCTCTCGGGTTCAAGGGCGGCCGAAATAGCTGAGGAGATGGGACTAAAGGTTGCGCACGAGGTTTTCGCAGACAGGGCCTACAACCCAGACGGCACGCTTGTTCCAAGGGGGAAGCCGGGGGCGGTGATACACGACAAAGAGCTCATAGCCGAGCGCGTTATCTCTATGGTGAAGGACGGCGGCGTTAAGGCCATCAACGGGGAATGGGTTGAGCTCAGAGCCGACACAATCTGCGTCCACGGGGACAACCCGAAGGCTGTGGAGATAACAGCTTATATCAGGCGCGTCCTCGAAGAGGAAGGCGTCAAGGTAGTACCGATGGGTGAGTTCATAAGGTGA
- the pxpB gene encoding 5-oxoprolinase subunit PxpB: protein MVEFKPAGDSALVISFGEAIDEGINRKVHAVARAIEEASPQWLVEVVPTYSTVYVYYDPLMVSYTEVVEAVKPFLSAEPDEEKSRIVEIPTVYGGDFGPDIEFVAQYNGLSVDDVIEIHSKPLYRVYMLGFTPGFAYLGGMDERIATPRLEKPRLKVPAGSVGIAGKQTGIYPLESPGGWRLIGRTPLKLFDPRKDPPTLLQPGDYVKFVPIEEEVFLEMLDENQMTNIPRFTRK from the coding sequence ATGGTCGAGTTTAAACCAGCTGGCGACTCAGCGCTCGTTATTTCCTTCGGCGAGGCCATAGATGAGGGGATAAACAGAAAGGTCCACGCCGTGGCGAGAGCCATCGAAGAAGCCAGTCCTCAGTGGCTCGTCGAGGTAGTCCCAACATACTCAACTGTTTACGTCTACTACGACCCGCTCATGGTGAGCTATACCGAGGTCGTCGAGGCAGTGAAACCTTTCCTCTCCGCTGAGCCTGATGAGGAAAAGTCGAGAATAGTCGAGATTCCAACGGTTTACGGTGGTGACTTCGGGCCCGACATCGAGTTCGTCGCTCAATACAACGGCCTCAGCGTGGATGATGTCATCGAGATTCACTCGAAGCCTCTATACAGGGTCTACATGCTCGGCTTCACTCCGGGCTTTGCCTACCTGGGTGGAATGGACGAGAGAATAGCCACCCCCCGCTTGGAAAAACCGAGGCTGAAAGTTCCCGCCGGAAGCGTAGGTATAGCTGGAAAGCAGACAGGCATATATCCCCTCGAAAGCCCCGGCGGCTGGCGGCTCATCGGCAGAACTCCTCTGAAGCTTTTTGATCCACGGAAAGACCCACCAACGCTTCTCCAGCCTGGCGACTACGTGAAGTTTGTGCCGATTGAAGAAGAGGTATTTTTGGAAATGTTAGATGAAAATCAGATGACTAATATTCCTAGATTTACGAGGAAGTGA
- a CDS encoding WD40 repeat domain-containing protein produces MRMDRSTLASILAFLAAVSMLSTFNPTIAAVEPQWTYDVYGTLWEVGVSGDGNYVVAGDTWYYVYGFDGNGNLMWEYETDGTIYGVAITEDGRYSVAASDDGKVYFFDQRTGDVLWTHDFLSPVLDAYISLNGRYVVAGLSNGDVYLLDSNGNVLWSYSTGDGVMSVALSRDGYYVGVASADGYIYLLNKYGDLLWKESLTGMPESIAISPEGDYIAVGDGYYYVYLFDKDGDLLWKYETGDDIWGISVSSYGKYITAGADKIYVFSKDGSVVWTYDTGDLVRGISVSPNGNYIVAGDDNERVYYFYLPESALTRGTTTILGHQVTIEETVSSTEKSSVTTNETASVEYQASTIIQKITVNINGRQQPGYLIQHNVSILSVRGNPVAFRTIISVDKNLAYSTDDMIIPSNAIILQRDPVIALDIKDPQSGDNAQYDVIVLTQASESEFVQGIQIEHQVIVQQNSPTQDTESDKGSTCGPAGIMFFIIIPAILLRRR; encoded by the coding sequence ATGAGAATGGACCGGAGCACTCTAGCTTCGATATTGGCCTTTTTGGCCGCTGTTAGTATGCTTAGTACCTTCAACCCAACGATAGCTGCTGTAGAGCCTCAATGGACATACGACGTCTATGGAACACTCTGGGAAGTTGGCGTTTCTGGAGACGGGAATTATGTTGTCGCAGGAGACACCTGGTACTATGTGTATGGATTCGACGGTAACGGCAATCTGATGTGGGAATATGAAACCGATGGAACCATCTACGGTGTTGCCATTACTGAGGATGGCAGGTACTCTGTAGCAGCTTCAGATGATGGAAAAGTGTACTTTTTTGACCAAAGAACAGGAGATGTTCTCTGGACACACGATTTCTTAAGCCCAGTACTCGATGCATATATAAGTCTTAACGGTAGATACGTTGTTGCAGGGCTTTCAAATGGGGATGTATATCTTCTCGACTCCAACGGGAACGTTCTATGGAGCTATTCGACTGGGGATGGAGTAATGTCTGTGGCACTATCGAGGGATGGTTACTACGTTGGAGTAGCCTCTGCGGACGGATATATCTATCTTCTTAACAAGTACGGTGATCTTCTATGGAAAGAATCATTAACAGGAATGCCCGAGAGCATTGCAATAAGTCCTGAAGGAGATTATATTGCCGTTGGAGATGGCTACTACTATGTATATCTCTTTGATAAGGATGGAGATCTCCTCTGGAAATACGAAACAGGAGATGATATCTGGGGAATTTCTGTCTCTTCATACGGAAAATACATAACAGCCGGCGCAGACAAGATTTATGTATTCAGCAAGGATGGCTCGGTTGTATGGACCTACGACACAGGAGACCTCGTTAGAGGTATTTCAGTTAGCCCCAATGGCAATTATATAGTCGCTGGAGACGACAATGAGAGAGTTTACTACTTTTATCTTCCAGAATCAGCCCTTACAAGGGGCACAACAACTATTTTAGGCCACCAGGTAACAATTGAAGAAACCGTCTCAAGCACAGAGAAGAGCAGCGTTACAACTAACGAGACTGCAAGTGTGGAATACCAGGCTTCAACAATAATACAGAAGATAACAGTTAACATTAATGGACGGCAGCAGCCGGGCTATCTTATTCAGCATAATGTTTCAATCCTTAGTGTTCGGGGAAATCCGGTTGCTTTTAGAACAATAATTTCAGTGGATAAAAACTTAGCCTACAGCACAGATGATATGATCATTCCCTCAAATGCGATAATCCTTCAGAGAGATCCCGTTATAGCACTGGATATAAAAGATCCTCAGTCTGGAGACAATGCCCAGTACGACGTTATAGTGCTTACTCAAGCCTCTGAGTCAGAGTTTGTACAGGGAATTCAAATTGAACATCAGGTTATAGTTCAGCAAAACTCTCCAACCCAAGATACTGAATCTGATAAGGGCTCTACTTGTGGTCCTGCGGGCATAATGTTCTTCATTATAATTCCAGCAATATTGCTGAGAAGACGGTGA
- a CDS encoding biotin-dependent carboxyltransferase family protein, translated as MIELFKVPSVLTVQDLGRTGYRKLGVPVSGVMDEVSARLANYIVGNPDNAPVLEFLLAGPTIRFNASAVFAVAGDVEIRLNGVPIEPWRSYWAKRGDVLEVGMLKSGLYGYIAFAGGIKCERLLGSCSTYTRAGLGRPLKAGDKLTLGYAILTGKEGRVLPRELRPDYSAKEKVIRVILGPNLDHFTEHGIETFTSEAYTVTPESDRMGYRLDGPAIEHSEKGADIVTDAVPIGSIQVPANGKPIIMMADAQTTGGYAKIGVVARVEVPLVAQSRPGERLRFKAVSVEEAHELLRRREKTMTAIKAFLDGELRAYRIKAGGEELIAFAEVQKE; from the coding sequence GTGATCGAACTTTTTAAGGTTCCATCAGTCCTAACCGTCCAGGATCTTGGCAGAACCGGCTACAGAAAGCTTGGCGTCCCAGTGAGCGGTGTCATGGACGAAGTGAGCGCGAGGTTAGCCAACTACATAGTTGGTAACCCTGACAACGCCCCGGTTCTTGAGTTCCTCCTCGCAGGCCCGACCATCCGCTTCAACGCTTCTGCAGTTTTCGCGGTAGCTGGAGACGTTGAGATCAGGCTCAACGGCGTCCCCATAGAACCCTGGAGGAGTTACTGGGCAAAGCGCGGTGACGTTCTGGAAGTTGGAATGCTGAAGAGCGGTCTATACGGCTATATCGCCTTCGCTGGAGGGATAAAGTGCGAAAGGCTCCTCGGCAGCTGCTCGACCTATACGCGGGCGGGCCTTGGTAGGCCCTTAAAGGCAGGTGATAAGTTAACGCTCGGATACGCCATTCTAACGGGTAAGGAAGGTAGAGTTCTTCCCCGGGAGCTGAGGCCCGATTATTCGGCAAAGGAAAAAGTTATCCGCGTAATCCTCGGGCCGAACCTCGACCACTTTACCGAGCACGGGATAGAAACCTTCACGAGCGAGGCCTACACAGTTACACCCGAATCCGACAGGATGGGCTACCGCCTCGACGGACCGGCGATAGAGCACTCGGAGAAAGGAGCCGACATCGTAACGGACGCCGTTCCAATCGGCTCAATTCAGGTTCCGGCAAACGGGAAGCCGATAATCATGATGGCCGATGCCCAAACCACTGGTGGCTACGCAAAGATAGGGGTGGTTGCTCGGGTTGAAGTTCCGCTGGTAGCTCAGAGCAGACCTGGTGAGAGGCTGAGGTTCAAAGCGGTGAGTGTCGAAGAAGCACATGAACTTTTAAGGAGGCGCGAGAAGACAATGACGGCGATAAAAGCCTTTCTTGATGGAGAGCTCAGGGCGTACAGGATCAAAGCAGGGGGAGAAGAGCTGATAGCGTTTGCAGAAGTACAAAAAGAATAG
- a CDS encoding UPF0179 family protein has protein sequence MAIITLVGEKLARPGVEFIYYGPAEPCRTCKLAGVCVGNLEPGRRYKILRVRSMPSHSCPLHEGKVRVVEVVEPSIEIAIEPRLAITGSVIKLSFVNCSDPEKRDLFRPEGLFEGDSVKIIEILGDVECDGKTYKLVKVMRKKE, from the coding sequence ATGGCAATAATCACGTTAGTTGGAGAAAAGCTGGCAAGGCCTGGGGTTGAATTCATATATTACGGCCCAGCAGAACCGTGCAGGACCTGTAAGCTCGCCGGGGTCTGCGTTGGAAATCTAGAGCCTGGAAGGCGCTACAAGATTCTGCGCGTGAGGAGCATGCCCTCGCACTCCTGCCCGCTCCACGAGGGCAAGGTCAGGGTCGTTGAAGTAGTGGAGCCCTCCATCGAGATAGCCATCGAGCCAAGGCTGGCCATAACGGGTTCTGTGATAAAGCTGAGCTTCGTGAACTGCAGCGACCCGGAGAAACGCGACCTGTTCCGCCCGGAGGGGCTCTTCGAGGGCGACAGCGTCAAAATCATAGAAATCCTCGGCGATGTGGAGTGCGACGGGAAAACCTACAAACTCGTCAAAGTAATGAGGAAAAAGGAGTGA
- a CDS encoding NAD(P)-dependent glycerol-1-phosphate dehydrogenase, with the protein MHLMQLPREVLLGENLKGEVVNVAKRLSLGERALILYGPKTKEIAGKDVEKNLKEAFEVSSLIVREATMGEVERTLDKIRDENVNWLIAVGGGSIIDVAKLASFKAGVPFISFPTTASHDGIASANASIRDSGAKTSIKAIPPIAVIADVQVIKTAPYRYLAAGVGDMISNFTAVKDWQLAHRIRGEYYSEYAASLSLMSAKMVIKNADIIRLGNEESVRKVIKGLISSGVAMSIAGSSRPASGAEHLFSHALDMIAPKPALHGEQCGVGTIIMAYLHGLKWEKIRETLKKVGAPTNAYELGIDPEYIIEALTIAHTIRPERYTILGKEGLTREAAEKAAKITGVI; encoded by the coding sequence ATGCATTTAATGCAGCTGCCGAGGGAAGTGTTGCTGGGCGAGAACCTCAAGGGAGAAGTCGTTAACGTTGCAAAGAGGCTGAGCCTTGGCGAGAGGGCTCTCATACTCTATGGTCCAAAGACTAAGGAGATCGCCGGGAAGGACGTCGAGAAAAACCTAAAGGAGGCCTTTGAGGTTAGTTCACTCATCGTAAGAGAGGCCACAATGGGCGAGGTTGAGAGAACGCTGGATAAAATAAGGGACGAAAACGTTAACTGGCTCATTGCCGTCGGCGGTGGAAGTATAATAGACGTCGCCAAGCTCGCATCCTTCAAGGCAGGTGTCCCGTTCATCAGCTTTCCAACGACAGCTTCCCACGATGGAATAGCAAGCGCTAACGCCTCGATAAGGGATTCGGGAGCGAAGACCTCCATCAAAGCCATTCCCCCGATAGCAGTCATAGCCGACGTCCAAGTCATCAAAACCGCCCCGTACCGCTATTTAGCGGCCGGCGTCGGAGACATGATCTCGAACTTTACCGCTGTAAAAGACTGGCAGCTGGCCCACAGAATAAGGGGCGAGTACTACAGCGAGTATGCCGCCTCTCTAAGTCTGATGAGCGCCAAGATGGTGATAAAAAACGCCGACATAATAAGGCTTGGCAACGAGGAGAGCGTGAGGAAGGTTATAAAGGGCTTGATCTCGAGCGGCGTTGCGATGAGCATAGCCGGTTCCTCACGGCCGGCGAGTGGTGCCGAGCATCTATTCAGCCACGCGCTCGACATGATAGCGCCGAAGCCGGCTCTACACGGCGAGCAGTGCGGCGTAGGAACCATAATAATGGCCTACCTTCACGGCCTCAAGTGGGAGAAAATTAGGGAAACCTTAAAGAAGGTGGGGGCGCCAACTAACGCATACGAGTTGGGAATTGACCCCGAGTATATCATCGAAGCGCTCACGATTGCCCATACCATAAGGCCCGAGCGCTACACGATACTCGGAAAAGAGGGTCTTACCAGAGAGGCGGCCGAGAAAGCCGCTAAAATCACTGGAGTCATCTGA
- a CDS encoding DUF63 family protein yields the protein MGLYEFFYRYFIEPIINNEGYNIVNTFVYAVILGIAVLLLYRLLKRMGIKIDERFFKALIPYIILGPLMRAMTDVGILPRTYLTVSPGGYFVIAAFALASLYVVWRHVGPGEKFYPLYRDFGYVLLGGLVFILLINLDQVDFRWEVFKYFVPILIAAEAFVWVLSKKAKLVGDNSLLFYTHFYDATTTFVGIQFFGFWEQHVLARKLMELFGTPAVIYPEKLLILLPIVWILDREMKDEDPELINFVKLAMFILGFGPGTRNLLITLMG from the coding sequence ATGGGTCTCTACGAGTTCTTTTACAGGTACTTCATCGAGCCTATAATCAACAACGAGGGCTACAACATCGTCAACACATTCGTTTATGCAGTAATCCTTGGAATAGCCGTCCTCCTGCTGTACAGGCTCCTGAAGAGAATGGGGATAAAAATAGACGAGCGCTTTTTCAAGGCGTTGATTCCATACATAATCCTCGGCCCGCTCATGAGGGCGATGACAGATGTGGGAATCCTCCCAAGGACTTACCTGACAGTCAGTCCAGGCGGCTACTTCGTCATTGCGGCCTTTGCCCTCGCTTCCCTCTACGTCGTCTGGCGGCACGTTGGGCCAGGGGAGAAGTTCTACCCGCTCTATCGCGATTTCGGATACGTCCTCCTCGGTGGACTAGTCTTTATACTGCTGATAAACCTAGACCAGGTCGACTTCAGGTGGGAGGTCTTCAAGTACTTCGTGCCAATTCTCATCGCCGCGGAAGCCTTCGTATGGGTGCTCTCGAAAAAGGCCAAGCTTGTGGGAGACAACTCGCTTCTCTTTTACACCCACTTCTACGACGCGACCACAACCTTCGTGGGAATTCAGTTCTTCGGTTTCTGGGAGCAGCACGTTTTAGCCAGGAAACTCATGGAGCTCTTTGGCACTCCCGCGGTGATTTATCCCGAGAAGCTCCTCATACTGCTCCCCATAGTCTGGATACTCGATAGGGAGATGAAGGATGAAGATCCGGAGCTGATAAACTTCGTCAAGCTCGCAATGTTCATACTTGGCTTTGGGCCTGGGACGAGGAATTTGCTGATAACCCTAATGGGGTGA
- a CDS encoding bifunctional fructose-bisphosphatase/inositol-phosphate phosphatase, whose amino-acid sequence MEKLGEISWNEVAIEMAKEVEKVVMPLFGTPKAGETIGTNVSGDVTKYVDKVAEDIVLSRLQPLGVNIVSEEIGLVDNGSDYTVVVDPIDGSYNFAAGIPIFAFSFAVFGGRKPVYGAIYEFVTKHFYEGIPGNGAFMNGERIHVRKPERGKEALSFYTRGEYSGLIKKVKRVRVLGAIAVELTYLAKGALDGVLDIRNYVRPTDIAAGVIIAREAGAIVTDEKGNELRLDLSATEKTNIIAVNDRYLLDLILGELTNGS is encoded by the coding sequence ATGGAGAAACTTGGTGAGATTTCCTGGAACGAAGTGGCCATCGAGATGGCCAAGGAAGTTGAGAAGGTTGTCATGCCCCTCTTCGGAACTCCGAAGGCTGGGGAAACTATTGGAACGAACGTGAGCGGCGACGTCACCAAGTACGTTGACAAAGTGGCCGAGGACATCGTCCTGAGCAGACTGCAGCCCCTCGGCGTCAACATCGTAAGCGAGGAGATTGGACTCGTAGACAACGGGAGCGACTATACGGTTGTCGTCGATCCCATAGACGGCTCCTACAACTTCGCTGCAGGAATACCAATATTTGCCTTCAGCTTCGCGGTCTTTGGGGGCAGAAAACCTGTTTATGGCGCGATATACGAGTTCGTTACCAAACATTTCTATGAGGGTATCCCCGGAAACGGCGCCTTCATGAACGGAGAGAGAATACACGTTAGAAAGCCGGAACGTGGAAAGGAAGCGCTAAGCTTCTACACGAGGGGAGAATACTCCGGGCTGATCAAAAAGGTAAAGCGCGTCCGTGTCCTTGGAGCTATAGCAGTTGAGCTGACTTACCTCGCTAAGGGAGCTCTCGACGGCGTTCTCGACATAAGGAACTACGTCCGCCCGACGGACATAGCGGCGGGAGTTATAATCGCGAGGGAAGCCGGCGCAATAGTGACGGATGAGAAGGGAAACGAGCTTAGGCTCGACCTCAGCGCCACGGAGAAGACCAACATAATAGCCGTGAACGACCGCTACCTGCTTGATCTCATCTTGGGGGAGCTTACCAATGGATCTTGA
- a CDS encoding rhomboid family intramembrane serine protease yields the protein MDLEGFMMKYGKVTTALFAINVAVYIFEAVLSGNPVDISIEVLARIGQWNYAVLNGAWWQLFTAMFVHVGILHIVFNMYFLLMLGSQLERLFGGRVLVFTYLTAGLVGNLVTLFLLPLNSVSAGASGALFGMVGLLIMTAGIIGGDIVKALANAFVLFLINSLFPGVNAYAHLGGLITGILLGLHYGKKLKKKLMAMTYSYA from the coding sequence ATGGATCTTGAAGGCTTTATGATGAAGTACGGGAAGGTCACAACGGCACTCTTCGCGATCAATGTTGCCGTTTACATTTTCGAGGCCGTACTGAGCGGTAACCCTGTAGACATCAGCATCGAGGTTCTCGCCAGAATCGGCCAGTGGAACTATGCAGTCCTTAACGGTGCCTGGTGGCAGCTCTTCACCGCCATGTTCGTTCACGTGGGAATACTTCACATAGTCTTCAACATGTACTTCCTCCTTATGCTCGGCAGTCAGCTGGAACGCCTTTTCGGCGGCAGGGTTCTCGTCTTTACTTACCTAACCGCTGGTCTCGTCGGTAACTTGGTCACGCTCTTCCTCCTCCCGCTCAACTCCGTAAGTGCTGGAGCGAGCGGTGCTCTATTTGGAATGGTAGGTCTCCTGATAATGACCGCCGGGATAATCGGGGGTGATATCGTAAAAGCCCTTGCAAACGCTTTCGTCCTCTTCCTCATCAACAGTCTCTTCCCAGGAGTGAACGCCTACGCCCACCTGGGAGGCCTCATAACGGGCATCCTTCTTGGCCTCCACTATGGCAAGAAGCTCAAGAAAAAGCTCATGGCAATGACCTACAGCTATGCCTGA
- a CDS encoding transglutaminase-like domain-containing protein codes for MRRAVLALVIALMVFVSGCITVVQQTETSPSSTYSPTTSTWSTPAPTTTTATTTPATWTNPEVQWGNLTVLLPSQDAQLNCSGILWRYILKDALPCMLSRPELEVISPLAEKLEGENLVQSAWNVLDWEDQWIIYDREKAKEPFAKVIIYPDGRQEVVEGRNNTIQTPYETIMRGKGICTDYTVLTDALLLAMNYSPVYTMAINLTDLGHAAALVRIEGWFFVIDQHLPPMDLGSYYRYWKRQGSIIINATLYEIMPGENLAEVKTLGILSGKDFLMQDYTMTENDAKALAYGMLNLLAQDFGIGADDSLSLISEGKLPEGYKAGWMWSATFYNLADYYHPIFYEQYVKWLLERMTSDSELVEYFEKSDSAWIEVGIEGNDLVVTLYLGQRQ; via the coding sequence ATGAGAAGGGCAGTCCTCGCGCTGGTAATCGCGCTCATGGTGTTCGTCTCAGGGTGCATTACTGTAGTTCAGCAGACTGAAACCTCGCCATCTTCCACATATTCCCCAACAACTTCTACCTGGAGCACGCCCGCTCCGACCACTACTACAGCTACAACAACACCTGCGACGTGGACGAATCCCGAAGTTCAGTGGGGCAACTTAACCGTTCTCCTGCCAAGTCAGGATGCCCAGTTGAACTGCTCGGGAATCCTCTGGCGCTACATACTCAAGGACGCCCTTCCCTGCATGCTGAGCAGGCCGGAGCTTGAGGTTATCTCTCCACTCGCGGAGAAGCTTGAAGGCGAAAATTTAGTTCAGAGTGCCTGGAACGTCCTTGACTGGGAGGATCAGTGGATAATCTATGACCGAGAAAAAGCCAAAGAGCCTTTTGCCAAGGTTATCATTTATCCCGACGGAAGACAGGAAGTTGTTGAGGGACGGAACAACACGATACAGACTCCCTATGAGACGATTATGAGGGGAAAGGGTATATGCACTGACTACACCGTTCTCACCGACGCCCTGCTCTTGGCCATGAACTACTCCCCTGTTTACACAATGGCAATAAACCTTACCGACCTCGGCCATGCGGCGGCACTTGTAAGGATAGAGGGCTGGTTCTTCGTCATCGACCAGCATCTGCCCCCGATGGATCTCGGCTCCTACTATCGCTACTGGAAGAGGCAGGGAAGCATAATAATCAACGCAACGCTCTACGAGATAATGCCAGGAGAGAACCTTGCTGAAGTGAAGACCCTCGGGATCTTAAGTGGAAAAGACTTCCTCATGCAGGACTACACCATGACGGAGAACGACGCAAAGGCTCTGGCTTATGGTATGCTGAACCTACTTGCCCAGGATTTTGGAATTGGCGCCGATGATTCCCTCTCGCTCATCTCCGAGGGCAAGCTTCCGGAGGGTTACAAGGCCGGCTGGATGTGGAGCGCAACCTTCTACAACCTGGCCGATTACTATCATCCCATATTCTACGAGCAGTATGTGAAGTGGCTCCTCGAAAGGATGACATCGGATTCCGAGCTTGTGGAATACTTTGAGAAAAGTGATTCAGCGTGGATAGAAGTGGGGATTGAGGGCAACGACCTCGTTGTCACCCTTTACCTCGGCCAGCGTCAGTAG
- a CDS encoding DEAD/DEAH box helicase, with the protein MSFESLGLSEATLVAVRRKGFSQPTDIQREVIPRLLSGDADIIGQSQTGTGKTAAFALPIIEAIDEKEKSVQAIILTPTRELALQVADEIKSLRGRKRVYVYAVYGGQPIGPQIRALERGTHVVVGTPGRVLDHIRRGTLDLSGVKFFILDEADRMLDMGFIDDIEAIFRETPRKKRVLMFSATMPREILRLARRYMNDYEVIKVSSDELVPEMVEQEYIEVVPARKFSTLKKILSDDFYGIVFCATKRETRELSEKLRRQGYSAEALNGDMSQAARERTFWRFKTKRIRILVATDVAARGLDVQDISHIVNYSLPMTAEDYVHRIGRTGRMGKKGKAVTFIMPGEFKRLRYIASVAGVDIQKSELSEEIPREYRERYEREERPRGYRKNGRRNYSRGYSRRY; encoded by the coding sequence ATGAGTTTTGAAAGCTTAGGCTTATCTGAGGCGACATTAGTTGCCGTTAGAAGGAAGGGCTTCTCACAGCCCACCGACATCCAGAGGGAGGTCATTCCGCGTCTTTTGTCTGGCGATGCAGATATAATCGGGCAGTCCCAGACCGGAACCGGGAAGACGGCCGCTTTTGCCTTGCCCATAATCGAGGCAATTGATGAGAAGGAAAAGAGCGTCCAGGCGATTATCCTGACGCCCACGAGGGAGCTCGCCCTTCAGGTGGCAGACGAGATAAAGAGCCTCCGCGGGAGGAAGAGGGTTTACGTCTACGCAGTCTACGGTGGCCAGCCGATTGGTCCGCAGATAAGGGCCCTTGAGAGAGGTACTCACGTCGTCGTTGGCACCCCCGGAAGGGTTCTCGACCACATAAGGCGCGGGACCCTTGATCTGAGCGGGGTGAAGTTCTTCATCCTCGACGAGGCCGACAGGATGCTTGACATGGGCTTCATAGACGACATAGAGGCAATCTTCAGGGAAACACCGAGGAAGAAGCGCGTGCTGATGTTCTCGGCAACGATGCCACGCGAGATTTTAAGGCTGGCGAGGCGCTATATGAACGATTATGAGGTAATTAAAGTCAGCAGCGACGAGCTTGTTCCGGAGATGGTGGAGCAGGAGTACATTGAAGTCGTTCCTGCCAGAAAGTTCTCGACTCTCAAGAAAATCCTAAGCGACGACTTCTACGGGATAGTCTTCTGCGCGACGAAGAGGGAAACGCGGGAGCTGAGCGAGAAGCTCAGGAGGCAGGGCTACAGCGCCGAAGCCCTCAACGGAGACATGAGTCAGGCGGCCAGAGAAAGGACATTCTGGCGCTTCAAGACCAAGAGGATAAGGATTCTCGTAGCGACTGATGTTGCCGCGAGGGGCCTCGACGTCCAGGACATAAGCCACATAGTGAACTACTCCCTGCCCATGACGGCCGAAGACTACGTCCACAGGATAGGCAGAACCGGCAGGATGGGCAAGAAGGGCAAGGCGGTCACCTTCATCATGCCCGGTGAGTTCAAGAGGCTCCGCTACATAGCAAGCGTCGCGGGTGTTGATATCCAGAAGTCTGAGCTCAGCGAGGAGATACCTAGGGAGTACCGCGAGAGGTACGAGCGCGAGGAGAGACCACGGGGATACAGGAAAAACGGAAGAAGAAACTACTCCCGCGGCTATTCGAGGCGCTACTGA